One Methanocaldococcus infernus ME DNA segment encodes these proteins:
- the guaB gene encoding IMP dehydrogenase, translating into MFSRKLNEARTGYTFDDVLLIPNPSPVEPKDTDVSTEIAGIKLNIPILSSAMDTVTEKEMAIALARLGGLGVIHRNMSIEEQVHQVLAVKKADEFIIKEVIVVSPEDSVGEAMELMENYSVSGLPVIDRDEKVVGIITHRDIKAIKDKGVKVKEVMTKNVVTAKEDISEDEALEIMYSNRVERLPIVDDEGKLIGIVTLRDILKKRRYPQAARDRKGRLIVAAACGPHDFKRAEALIEAEVDALVIDCAHAHNLKVVENTKKFKELLDGTDTKLIVGNIATKEAAEDLIKAGADALKVGIGPGSICTTRVVAGVGVPQLTAVADVADVAKDYDISVIADGGIRYSGDIAKAIAAGADAVMLGSLLAGTDEAPGRLMIINGRKYKQYRGMGSLGALAGSSADRYFQSGVKYSKLVPEGVEGAVPYKGPVSEVIHQLVGGLKSSMGYCGAKNIKEMQEKTRFIIITQSGQIESHPHDILITNEAPNYPINRR; encoded by the coding sequence GTGTTCTCAAGGAAATTAAATGAAGCAAGAACTGGCTATACTTTTGATGATGTTCTTTTAATCCCTAACCCCTCCCCTGTGGAGCCAAAAGATACTGATGTCTCAACAGAAATAGCAGGGATAAAGTTAAATATTCCTATTTTATCCTCAGCTATGGACACTGTTACAGAGAAGGAGATGGCTATAGCCTTAGCAAGACTTGGAGGTTTAGGAGTTATACATAGAAACATGTCCATAGAAGAGCAAGTTCATCAAGTGTTAGCTGTTAAAAAGGCTGATGAATTCATCATTAAGGAGGTTATTGTTGTTTCTCCTGAGGATAGTGTTGGAGAAGCTATGGAGTTAATGGAAAACTATTCAGTTAGTGGTTTGCCAGTTATTGACAGGGATGAGAAGGTTGTGGGGATTATAACACATAGAGACATTAAAGCCATTAAAGATAAAGGGGTTAAGGTTAAAGAAGTGATGACCAAGAATGTGGTTACTGCTAAGGAAGACATTAGTGAAGATGAAGCCTTAGAAATTATGTATAGTAATAGAGTTGAAAGATTGCCAATAGTGGATGATGAAGGGAAATTAATAGGAATCGTCACTTTAAGAGATATTTTAAAGAAAAGAAGATATCCTCAGGCAGCAAGGGATAGGAAAGGAAGATTAATAGTTGCTGCAGCCTGTGGGCCACATGACTTTAAGAGAGCTGAAGCCTTAATAGAGGCTGAAGTTGATGCATTGGTTATAGATTGTGCCCATGCTCATAACTTAAAGGTTGTAGAGAACACTAAAAAGTTTAAAGAGCTTTTAGATGGAACTGACACTAAGTTAATAGTTGGAAATATAGCCACTAAAGAGGCTGCTGAGGACTTAATAAAGGCTGGAGCTGATGCTTTAAAGGTTGGGATTGGACCAGGGTCAATATGTACCACAAGAGTAGTTGCTGGAGTTGGAGTTCCTCAGCTAACAGCTGTAGCTGATGTTGCAGATGTTGCTAAGGATTATGATATTTCAGTTATAGCTGATGGAGGAATTAGATACAGTGGAGATATAGCCAAAGCTATAGCTGCTGGAGCAGATGCTGTTATGCTTGGTTCCCTATTAGCAGGAACTGATGAGGCTCCTGGTAGGTTGATGATTATAAATGGAAGGAAATATAAACAGTATAGGGGAATGGGTTCCTTAGGAGCCTTAGCTGGAAGTTCTGCAGATAGATACTTCCAGAGTGGAGTTAAGTATAGTAAGTTAGTCCCAGAAGGGGTTGAAGGAGCTGTTCCTTACAAGGGACCAGTTAGTGAAGTAATTCACCAACTTGTTGGAGGTTTAAAGTCTTCAATGGGATACTGTGGAGCTAAAAACATTAAAGAGATGCAAGAGAAAACAAGATTTATTATAATAACTCAAAGTGGTCAAATAGAGAGCCATCCACATGATATTTTAATAACCAATGAAGCTCCAAACTATCCAATAAATAGGAGATAA
- a CDS encoding TIGR00304 family membrane protein: MRFLIPLGILLIFLGFIILSLGLFFYTLENIEKSKEEKNLKKENIEYSGIIMIGPIPIVFGNSKSLTLFSILIAMLMLLWFILMVLSIRKV; the protein is encoded by the coding sequence ATGAGATTCTTAATTCCCTTAGGAATTCTTTTAATATTCTTAGGCTTCATTATACTAAGCTTAGGCTTATTTTTTTACACTTTAGAAAATATAGAGAAAAGTAAGGAGGAAAAAAATTTAAAGAAAGAGAATATTGAATATTCTGGAATTATTATGATTGGCCCTATCCCTATAGTTTTTGGAAACTCAAAGAGCTTAACTTTATTCTCTATACTGATAGCTATGCTTATGCTACTTTGGTTTATCCTAATGGTGTTAAGTATAAGAAAAGTCTAA
- a CDS encoding DUF1931 family protein: MAEMIIPYPQLKKLMNVTCEVDLYKTEAEDMMDVVEKKVADLFEVAYKNAKEENAKIIKMRHIPLTKGMLNSMELFKEVIEEENIIAETIKKYVMKKIPGDLPLDDNVVDNLPLITGTIFIILGRVIKALHEDIERIRREHIEEAKKVLDYTL; this comes from the coding sequence TTGGCTGAGATGATTATCCCATATCCTCAGTTAAAGAAGTTGATGAATGTAACCTGTGAAGTTGACCTATACAAGACTGAAGCTGAGGACATGATGGATGTTGTGGAGAAAAAGGTAGCTGATCTATTTGAAGTAGCCTATAAAAATGCTAAGGAAGAGAATGCAAAAATTATAAAGATGAGACATATCCCATTAACAAAGGGGATGTTAAACTCTATGGAGCTATTTAAAGAGGTTATTGAAGAGGAAAATATTATAGCTGAAACTATTAAGAAGTATGTTATGAAAAAGATTCCTGGGGATTTACCATTAGATGATAATGTTGTTGATAACCTTCCTTTAATAACTGGAACTATATTCATCATCTTAGGAAGAGTTATTAAAGCTTTACATGAAGACATAGAGAGAATAAGAAGAGAGCATATAGAAGAGGCTAAGAAGGTTTTAGACTACACCTTATAA
- a CDS encoding RecB-family nuclease, giving the protein MFVCLHNTYSAKQVEEFGRIAYGFDVNTVVITKATASAAQTGVPTLQKMAYKLKKNILFFEDLDDAIEVLRPEKVIMIGNKNICEKKLDFKEVGENDLIVFSGVSTGFTQIELEKGLGRYIVENEIGALGNLAIFLYEISRM; this is encoded by the coding sequence ATGTTTGTGTGCTTACACAACACTTACAGTGCTAAACAAGTTGAAGAGTTTGGAAGAATAGCCTATGGTTTTGATGTTAATACAGTAGTTATTACAAAAGCAACAGCCTCAGCTGCTCAGACAGGGGTGCCAACACTTCAGAAGATGGCTTACAAATTAAAGAAAAATATTCTATTCTTTGAAGATTTGGATGATGCTATTGAAGTTCTCAGGCCTGAGAAGGTTATTATGATAGGAAATAAAAATATTTGTGAGAAGAAGTTAGACTTTAAAGAAGTTGGAGAAAATGATCTAATAGTTTTCTCTGGAGTTAGTACAGGCTTCACTCAGATAGAGTTGGAGAAGGGTTTAGGAAGATACATAGTTGAGAATGAAATAGGAGCTTTAGGAAACTTGGCCATTTTCCTATATGAAATAAGTAGGATGTGA
- a CDS encoding cobalamin biosynthesis protein produces the protein MITIVYTTNNKRLAQEISKILEYYKYDYTLIDIKEFSLSKDVEGYIFLSSTGIAIRKVKEIIKDKLRDPFLIVVNNNYVIPLLSNHIGGGNYIGKILAINLNKEIVYSTATDLKGKVGVDELCRTLFLELPKKKDILRLNKELLERDLELYLPEGWNIKINGYKVSYHDKDYVKVEDVKLKPLKVSVGVGCRRGIESFKIYWAVKKALYLRNIPSWRIDIIGTINLRKREVREGCKRFNREILTFTKEELNEAVKRYNLERSEFVYKHVGTYGVAEPSALLGLESLKIKGKLILKKLRVRGVTVAIASHPTYFI, from the coding sequence TTGATAACCATAGTTTATACAACTAACAATAAAAGGTTAGCCCAAGAGATTAGTAAGATCTTAGAGTATTATAAGTATGACTATACTTTAATAGATATTAAAGAGTTTTCCCTCTCTAAGGATGTTGAAGGTTACATATTTTTAAGCTCAACAGGGATAGCTATAAGGAAAGTTAAGGAGATAATTAAAGATAAGTTGAGAGATCCTTTTTTAATAGTTGTTAATAATAATTATGTTATTCCTCTCCTCTCTAATCATATAGGAGGAGGAAACTACATAGGAAAGATTTTAGCAATTAATTTAAATAAAGAAATAGTTTATTCTACAGCTACAGACTTAAAGGGAAAGGTTGGAGTTGATGAACTCTGCAGAACCCTTTTTTTAGAACTTCCTAAGAAGAAGGATATCTTAAGGTTAAATAAAGAGCTTTTAGAGAGAGATTTAGAACTTTACTTACCAGAAGGTTGGAATATAAAAATAAATGGATATAAAGTTAGCTATCATGACAAAGATTATGTGAAAGTGGAAGATGTAAAACTAAAGCCCCTAAAGGTTTCTGTTGGAGTTGGATGTAGAAGAGGGATAGAGAGCTTTAAAATTTACTGGGCTGTTAAAAAAGCTCTATATTTAAGGAATATCCCAAGTTGGAGAATTGATATAATAGGAACAATAAATTTAAGGAAGAGGGAAGTTAGAGAGGGATGTAAAAGATTCAATAGAGAGATCTTAACCTTCACAAAAGAAGAGCTTAATGAAGCTGTAAAAAGATATAACTTAGAAAGATCAGAGTTTGTTTATAAGCATGTTGGCACCTATGGAGTAGCTGAACCTTCAGCTCTTTTAGGCTTAGAAAGCTTAAAAATAAAAGGAAAGCTAATTTTAAAAAAGTTAAGGGTTAGGGGGGTTACAGTGGCAATAGCTTCACATCCTACTTATTTCATATAG
- the ppsA gene encoding intein-containing phosphoenolpyruvate synthase, producing MKFIAWLDEVTNKDIGLVGGKGASLGEMWNAKLPVPPAFIVTSEAYRYFIKETGLMDKIKEILKDLDINDTKKLEEASKKIRELIESKEMPDELKIAIVEAYNKLGELVGEEEPEVAIRSSATAEDLPDASFAGQQETYLNIRGADNVVKYVKKCFSSLFTPRAIFYREEKGFDHFNVALAAVVQKLVNAEKAGVMFTVNPINQNYDELVIEAAWGLGEGVVSGSVSPDTYIVDKKTLEIKDKHIAKKEKMFVKDEKGEVKVIDVLDEMKEKQVLTDDEIKELAKVGIRIEKHYKRPMDIEWAIEKNKIYMLQARPITTLKKEKKEREEEIEGKILLKGIGASPGIASGVVKIVKDIKELDKVKEGDILVTEMTTPDMVPAMRRAAAIITDEGGLTCIEGDAKILTDRGFITMREAYELVKNGEKIRVLGLNAKTLRTEWKEIIDAQKREAKRFEVGVYRKNKNTKDTIKITPDHKFPIIKDGSLKKVPLAEIIENNYSVLSIDYIPMISEKFETLSNIMYLCGAILSDGHVEYQTSKIMPSKILGFVEDNINTIPLYATEEELTDFLAGYVDGDGYLSGKARIEIYENSKHVKKIEGLILSLYRVGIVPKMRIKNNTAVIYFKDNLEKILSKTKRITIEKLNQLKAEVREDNKLIDISQMFPECKEYDYRGYLYNHYKNRAFIGVEKLYNYLKERADGSLIKKIELIRNSNIYSIRLIKVGEDYGEVYNLTVDADNEFDHNYIVWTKYYTPIVVFNCHAAIVSRELGVPCVVGTKKATKILKDGMVVTVDGEKGIVYEGKVEKKEEEKKEEKVVYQAPIITATEVKVNVSMPEVAERAAKTGADGVGLLRAEHMILGLGKHPKKILEEEGREALIEALMEGIRKVADAFYPRPVTYRTLDAPTDEFRGLEGGENEPIEHNPMLGWRGIRRGLDEPEILKCELEAIKRLREEGYKNIEVMIPLVTYVDEVRKFKEIAKEVGLELGKDIKFGVMVETPAAALIIEDLIKEGIDFVSLGTNDLTQYTLAIDRNNELVSKYYKEDHPAVLKLMKYVIETCKKNGVKTSICGQAGSRPHIVEKLIEWGIDSVSANIDAVDTIRRVVARTERKIILEHIRKK from the coding sequence ATGAAATTTATAGCATGGTTAGATGAGGTTACAAATAAAGATATTGGCTTAGTTGGTGGGAAAGGGGCTTCATTAGGGGAGATGTGGAATGCTAAACTTCCAGTACCTCCAGCCTTTATAGTGACTTCTGAAGCATACAGATACTTCATTAAAGAGACTGGTTTAATGGATAAGATAAAAGAGATATTAAAAGATTTGGACATCAATGATACTAAGAAGTTGGAAGAAGCTTCTAAGAAAATTAGAGAGTTAATAGAGAGTAAGGAGATGCCTGATGAGTTAAAAATAGCTATAGTTGAAGCTTACAATAAATTGGGAGAACTTGTAGGGGAAGAGGAGCCAGAGGTTGCTATAAGAAGCTCAGCAACAGCTGAAGACTTACCAGATGCAAGCTTTGCAGGACAGCAGGAAACTTATCTAAATATTAGAGGAGCTGACAATGTTGTTAAGTATGTTAAAAAGTGTTTCTCTTCACTCTTCACTCCAAGAGCTATTTTTTACAGAGAGGAGAAAGGGTTTGATCACTTCAATGTAGCCCTTGCTGCTGTTGTTCAAAAGTTGGTTAATGCTGAAAAAGCTGGGGTTATGTTCACTGTCAACCCTATTAATCAGAACTATGATGAGCTTGTTATAGAGGCTGCCTGGGGTTTAGGAGAGGGAGTAGTTAGTGGCTCTGTCTCTCCAGACACTTACATAGTTGATAAAAAAACCCTTGAAATTAAGGATAAGCATATAGCTAAGAAAGAGAAGATGTTTGTTAAGGATGAAAAGGGAGAGGTTAAAGTTATTGATGTCCTTGATGAGATGAAGGAGAAGCAAGTTCTAACTGATGATGAAATTAAAGAGCTTGCAAAGGTTGGGATAAGGATAGAGAAGCATTATAAAAGACCAATGGACATAGAGTGGGCTATAGAGAAAAATAAGATATATATGCTACAGGCAAGGCCAATAACAACCCTTAAGAAGGAGAAGAAGGAGAGAGAGGAAGAGATAGAAGGGAAAATATTATTAAAGGGAATTGGAGCCTCTCCAGGAATAGCTTCAGGAGTGGTTAAGATAGTTAAAGATATTAAAGAGCTTGATAAGGTTAAAGAAGGAGATATCTTAGTTACTGAGATGACCACTCCTGACATGGTTCCAGCAATGAGAAGAGCTGCTGCTATAATTACTGATGAGGGAGGTTTAACCTGTATAGAAGGAGACGCAAAGATCCTTACAGACAGAGGATTTATAACTATGAGAGAAGCCTATGAGTTAGTTAAAAATGGAGAAAAAATAAGAGTTTTAGGATTGAATGCTAAAACATTAAGAACAGAGTGGAAAGAAATTATAGATGCTCAGAAAAGAGAGGCTAAGAGGTTTGAGGTTGGAGTTTATAGAAAGAATAAGAATACTAAGGATACAATAAAGATAACTCCAGATCATAAATTCCCAATAATAAAAGATGGTAGCTTAAAGAAAGTCCCATTAGCTGAGATAATAGAAAATAACTACTCTGTTTTAAGTATTGATTACATCCCTATGATCTCTGAGAAGTTTGAGACATTATCCAATATTATGTATCTCTGTGGAGCTATCTTATCAGATGGGCATGTTGAATATCAAACAAGTAAAATTATGCCATCAAAGATATTAGGGTTTGTTGAGGACAACATAAATACAATTCCTTTATATGCTACAGAGGAAGAGCTAACTGACTTCTTAGCTGGATATGTTGATGGAGATGGATACTTAAGTGGAAAGGCAAGAATTGAGATCTATGAAAATTCCAAACATGTTAAGAAAATAGAGGGGCTTATCCTCTCCTTGTATAGGGTAGGAATAGTTCCAAAGATGAGAATTAAGAATAATACAGCTGTTATTTACTTCAAAGATAACTTAGAGAAGATACTTTCAAAGACTAAAAGGATCACTATTGAAAAGTTAAACCAGCTAAAGGCTGAGGTAAGAGAGGATAATAAGTTAATAGATATTTCTCAGATGTTCCCTGAATGTAAAGAGTATGACTATAGAGGATATCTCTACAACCACTACAAAAATAGAGCATTTATTGGAGTTGAGAAGTTATACAATTACTTGAAAGAAAGAGCAGATGGCTCTTTAATTAAGAAGATAGAGTTAATAAGAAACTCCAATATCTACAGTATAAGGTTAATTAAGGTTGGTGAAGACTATGGAGAGGTTTATAATTTAACAGTTGATGCTGATAATGAGTTTGATCACAACTATATAGTTTGGACTAAATACTACACTCCAATAGTTGTATTTAACTGTCATGCAGCTATAGTTTCAAGAGAGCTTGGAGTTCCTTGTGTTGTTGGGACTAAAAAGGCTACTAAGATTTTAAAGGATGGAATGGTTGTAACAGTTGATGGAGAGAAGGGAATAGTTTATGAAGGAAAAGTAGAGAAAAAAGAAGAGGAAAAGAAAGAGGAGAAAGTTGTTTATCAAGCTCCAATTATCACAGCTACTGAAGTTAAAGTCAATGTCTCAATGCCAGAGGTTGCTGAGAGGGCAGCAAAGACTGGAGCTGATGGGGTTGGTTTATTAAGAGCTGAGCACATGATCTTAGGCTTAGGGAAGCATCCTAAGAAGATTTTAGAAGAGGAAGGAAGAGAGGCTTTAATAGAGGCTCTAATGGAGGGAATAAGGAAGGTTGCTGATGCATTCTATCCAAGGCCTGTTACCTATAGAACCTTAGATGCTCCAACAGATGAGTTTAGGGGCTTAGAAGGAGGAGAGAATGAGCCTATAGAGCACAACCCAATGCTTGGATGGAGAGGGATAAGAAGAGGTTTAGATGAGCCAGAGATCTTAAAGTGTGAGCTTGAAGCAATAAAGAGGTTAAGAGAGGAAGGTTACAAAAATATAGAAGTTATGATTCCATTGGTTACATATGTTGATGAAGTTAGAAAGTTTAAAGAGATTGCTAAAGAGGTTGGCTTAGAACTTGGAAAAGATATTAAGTTTGGAGTTATGGTAGAAACTCCAGCAGCAGCTTTAATAATTGAGGATCTTATTAAGGAAGGGATAGATTTTGTTAGCTTGGGAACCAATGATTTAACTCAATACACATTAGCAATAGATAGAAATAATGAACTTGTTTCCAAATACTATAAAGAGGATCATCCAGCAGTGTTAAAATTAATGAAGTATGTTATAGAAACCTGTAAAAAGAATGGGGTTAAAACTTCCATCTGTGGACAAGCTGGAAGTAGGCCACATATTGTTGAAAAGCTAATAGAGTGGGGAATTGATAGTGTCTCAGCTAATATAGATGCTGTTGACACTATAAGAAGAGTTGTAGCAAGAACTGAGAGGAAAATTATTTTAGAGCATATAAGAAAGAAATAA
- a CDS encoding V4R domain-containing protein: MATPMKIIESLKVIDSRAKFMGIKLTMIRNLLEKYRDDKDLLKEVLKALRGSHLYDLVLEACPYLKDLENEILEEELTGHIESKIKKEEPVEGCILEGEVPIFVYMKEYLRKYYFKDNTPKIFYDIGKDYALFLEVKTFEEMENKIKKYFGNMRVESSEPLIIVIENNKECENCKATEPICYFTSGFIAGCLESIADKLYIVNVEEIKCKAKGDEYCSFKAKRVARLA; the protein is encoded by the coding sequence ATGGCAACACCTATGAAAATTATAGAATCTCTTAAGGTTATTGATTCAAGAGCTAAATTTATGGGAATTAAATTAACAATGATTAGAAATTTATTAGAAAAATATAGAGATGATAAAGATCTCTTAAAAGAAGTTTTAAAAGCTTTAAGAGGATCTCATTTATATGACTTGGTTTTAGAAGCTTGTCCCTATTTAAAAGACCTTGAAAATGAAATATTAGAAGAGGAATTAACTGGGCATATTGAATCCAAAATAAAGAAAGAAGAGCCTGTTGAAGGCTGTATTTTAGAAGGAGAGGTTCCAATATTTGTTTATATGAAAGAATACCTTAGAAAATATTATTTTAAAGATAACACTCCAAAAATATTTTATGACATTGGTAAAGATTATGCTCTATTTTTAGAGGTTAAAACCTTTGAAGAGATGGAAAATAAGATTAAAAAATATTTTGGAAATATGAGAGTTGAAAGCTCTGAACCATTAATAATAGTGATTGAAAATAATAAGGAATGTGAAAATTGTAAAGCCACTGAACCTATTTGCTATTTTACCTCTGGCTTTATAGCTGGCTGTTTAGAGTCTATAGCTGATAAGTTATATATTGTCAATGTTGAAGAAATTAAGTGTAAAGCTAAGGGAGATGAATACTGCTCTTTTAAGGCTAAAAGAGTTGCAAGGTTAGCCTAA
- a CDS encoding DUF2096 family protein: protein MKDCKGLDKLWVVLSNLAIELANKNILVPEEVFERLRITKALISYYLLDEHVGLEKLRDVERELNYIQSKLFPLCDEELLRKYLDLMEKALRSELNIEFPLDKSEFNPEVKKVGEVECIRIKVNSYIDIDRLKDLSEWYGVIFNHSSEDNYKITIEGSLDRVKKAVKDFSIIWKLG from the coding sequence ATGAAAGACTGCAAGGGTTTAGATAAGCTCTGGGTTGTTCTTTCCAACTTGGCTATAGAGTTAGCTAATAAAAATATCTTAGTTCCTGAGGAGGTTTTTGAAAGGTTAAGGATAACTAAAGCTCTAATTTCTTACTATCTTTTAGATGAGCATGTTGGCTTAGAGAAGCTTAGGGATGTTGAGAGAGAGTTAAATTATATTCAATCTAAGCTTTTTCCTCTTTGTGATGAAGAGTTATTAAGAAAATACTTAGACCTAATGGAGAAAGCTTTGAGAAGTGAGCTAAATATTGAGTTTCCTCTTGATAAATCTGAGTTTAACCCAGAGGTTAAAAAAGTTGGAGAGGTTGAATGTATAAGAATAAAAGTTAATTCATATATTGATATTGATAGATTAAAAGATTTAAGTGAGTGGTATGGAGTTATTTTTAACCATAGCTCAGAAGATAACTATAAGATAACTATTGAAGGCTCTCTTGATAGAGTTAAAAAGGCTGTTAAAGACTTCTCCATAATTTGGAAGTTAGGCTAA
- a CDS encoding DUF749 family protein, whose protein sequence is MEFVATLTGIMTVKEAIDAGYGYYVKIKAKEENRELREDDMIVVLNIVNTTSFQVFFLDKGLEHIKEELKNINVRLNYDSEKAIKRYLEGLKR, encoded by the coding sequence ATGGAATTTGTTGCTACTCTAACAGGAATAATGACTGTTAAAGAGGCCATAGATGCTGGGTATGGATACTATGTTAAAATTAAGGCTAAAGAAGAAAATAGGGAATTAAGAGAGGATGATATGATAGTGGTTTTAAATATTGTAAATACTACAAGCTTTCAAGTCTTTTTCTTAGACAAAGGGTTAGAGCATATAAAAGAGGAATTAAAAAATATTAATGTAAGGCTAAACTATGATAGTGAAAAAGCTATAAAAAGATACTTAGAAGGGTTAAAAAGATGA
- a CDS encoding beta-CASP ribonuclease aCPSF1, with protein MEVLERLKEEIINKSPKGAKIIDVQFEGPELVIYVKNPEIYTNDIIKQLAKDLRKRIVIRPDPSVLMEPELAKKKILEIVPEDAGITDIIFDANTGEVIIESKKPGLVIGKEGKTLEAIKKAIRWAPKPVRAPPIPSETIKAIRATLFRERDEVKEILRRIGRRIHREVIQKGDYWIRVSFLGGAREVGRSCLLLQTPDTKVLLDCGVNIAYEEKMYPQFDAPEFSIEDLDAVIITHAHLDHCGFLPGLFRYGYDGPVYCTRPTRDLMTLLQKDYLDIAEKEGKPVPFSSKEIKECVKHVIPLDYGVTTDISPSIKLTLHNAGHVLGSAIAHLHFGEGLYNLAYTGDLKFDTSRLLEPAVCQFPRLEALIIESTYGGYDDVLPDRAEAEKELLRIVIEHIEKGGKILIPVFGVGRAQELMLVLEEGYNQGIFNAPVYLDGMIWEATAIHTAYPEYLSKDMRRKIFQEGDNPFLSDVFQRVRNTNDRRRIIDDSEPCVILATSGMLTGGPSLEYFKNLAPDEKNAIIFVGYQAEGTLGRKVQKGWKEIPIVTKNGKTKSIPINMGVYTVEGFSGHSDRKQLIRYVRKVKPSPEKIIMVHGEESKCLDFSSTVNRLFKKETYAPRVLDCIRVK; from the coding sequence TTGGAAGTTTTAGAAAGATTAAAAGAGGAGATCATAAATAAATCTCCAAAGGGAGCTAAAATTATAGATGTTCAATTTGAAGGGCCTGAATTAGTTATTTATGTGAAAAATCCTGAAATTTATACAAATGATATTATTAAACAGTTAGCAAAAGATTTAAGAAAGAGAATAGTTATTAGGCCAGATCCCTCTGTTTTGATGGAGCCAGAGCTTGCTAAGAAGAAGATTTTAGAGATAGTTCCAGAGGATGCTGGAATCACAGATATTATTTTTGATGCAAACACTGGAGAAGTAATAATAGAGTCTAAAAAACCAGGATTGGTTATAGGGAAAGAGGGAAAAACCTTAGAGGCTATAAAGAAAGCTATAAGATGGGCACCAAAGCCTGTTAGAGCTCCACCAATCCCATCAGAGACAATAAAGGCTATTAGGGCTACATTATTTAGGGAGAGGGATGAAGTTAAAGAAATATTAAGAAGAATTGGAAGAAGGATACATAGAGAAGTTATACAAAAAGGAGATTATTGGATAAGAGTCTCTTTTTTAGGTGGAGCCAGAGAGGTTGGGAGATCTTGTCTATTGTTACAAACTCCAGACACTAAGGTTTTGCTTGACTGTGGAGTTAATATAGCCTATGAGGAAAAGATGTATCCTCAATTTGATGCTCCAGAGTTTTCCATTGAGGATTTAGATGCTGTTATTATAACCCATGCCCACCTTGACCACTGTGGATTTCTTCCTGGATTGTTTAGATATGGCTATGATGGACCAGTGTATTGTACAAGGCCAACAAGGGACTTAATGACCCTCTTACAGAAAGATTATTTAGATATTGCTGAGAAGGAAGGGAAGCCGGTGCCATTCTCAAGTAAGGAGATAAAAGAGTGTGTTAAGCATGTTATTCCCTTAGACTATGGAGTTACAACTGACATAAGTCCATCAATAAAGTTAACCTTACACAATGCTGGACATGTCTTAGGCTCAGCAATAGCTCACCTACATTTTGGGGAAGGGCTTTATAACTTAGCCTATACAGGAGATTTAAAATTTGACACCTCAAGACTCTTAGAGCCAGCAGTTTGTCAATTTCCAAGATTAGAGGCTTTAATTATTGAATCTACCTATGGAGGTTATGATGATGTACTCCCAGATAGGGCTGAGGCTGAGAAAGAGTTATTAAGGATAGTTATAGAACATATAGAGAAAGGGGGAAAAATATTAATTCCTGTGTTTGGAGTTGGAAGAGCTCAGGAGTTAATGTTAGTTTTAGAAGAGGGTTACAACCAAGGAATATTTAATGCTCCTGTCTATTTAGATGGGATGATCTGGGAGGCTACAGCTATACATACAGCTTACCCAGAGTATCTATCAAAGGACATGAGAAGAAAAATTTTCCAAGAGGGAGACAATCCATTTCTATCTGATGTCTTCCAGAGGGTTAGGAATACAAATGATAGAAGGAGAATTATAGATGACAGTGAGCCCTGTGTTATCTTAGCAACCTCTGGAATGCTCACAGGAGGACCAAGTTTAGAGTATTTCAAAAACTTAGCACCTGATGAGAAAAATGCTATTATCTTTGTTGGTTATCAGGCAGAAGGAACCTTAGGAAGAAAGGTTCAGAAGGGTTGGAAGGAAATTCCTATAGTAACTAAGAATGGTAAAACTAAATCTATCCCTATAAATATGGGAGTTTATACAGTTGAAGGATTCTCTGGGCATAGTGATAGAAAACAACTAATAAGATATGTGAGGAAAGTTAAACCTTCTCCTGAGAAGATAATAATGGTTCATGGTGAAGAAAGTAAGTGTTTAGACTTCTCCTCAACTGTTAATAGGCTATTTAAAAAGGAAACCTATGCTCCAAGAGTTTTAGACTGTATAAGGGTGAAATAA